The Lysobacter enzymogenes DNA segment AACTTCGTGCGCGCGTTGATCGACGGCGGTTTCGCCGACCTGCACCATCCCGAGTACTGGAACCTCAGCTGGGTCGGCCACTCGCCGCTGGCCGACGAGTACCGGCGCATGGTCAACGCCATCGGCGATGCGGTGCGCTTCATGGAGACGCTGTCGGGCGCCGAGGTGCACAACCTCAACCGGGTCGACTTCTACACCTCGCACGAAGCGCTGCTGCTGCCGTACGAGGAGTCGCTGACCCGGCAGGTGCCGCGCCACTGGGGCCACTTCAACCTCAGCACCCATTACCCGTGGATCGGCATGCGCACCGCGGCGGTGGACGGCGCCCACGCCGAATACTTCCGCGGCATCCGCAACCCGATCGCGCTCAAGGTCGGCCCGTCGGTGACGCCGGACCAACTGCTGCGCACCATCGACCTGCTCAACCCCGAGGACGAGCCGGGCCGGCTGACCTTCATCCACCGCATGGGCGCGAGCACGGTCGCCGACAGGCTGCCGCCGCTGCTCGACGCGATGCGCCGCGACGGCCGCCGCGTGTTGTGGGTGTGCGATCCGATGCACGGCAACACCGAGAGCACCAGCAACGGCTACAAGACCCGCCGCTTCCGCAACATCCGCGCCGAGATCGAGCAGAGCTTCGAACTGCACGCCGCGGCCGGCACCCGCCTGGGCGGCGTGCACCTGGAGCTGACCGGCGAGGACGTGACCGAATGCCTGGGCGGCGCGCGCGAGTTGACCGAGAGCGATCTGGAACGCGCGTACCGTTCGACCGTCGATCCGCGCCTGAACTACGAGCAGGCGTTGGAAGTGGCGATGCTGATCGTGCGCAAGCAGGCGCAGATCGCGGCGCCGGCTTGAGGCTTCGGATTCCCGGTCGATCAAAAAAGCCCGCCGAATGGCGGGCTTTTTTGTGGGAGGGACTTCAGTCCCGATGCTTTCCTTTCAGTTCGCGGCGACCCGAAAAGAAGGCATCGGGACTGAAGTCCCACCACACAAGCGAACACGGCTTGCGAGGGCGAAGTTC contains these protein-coding regions:
- a CDS encoding DUF6053 domain-containing protein; translated protein: MAGFFVGGTSVPMLSFQFAATRKEGIGTEVPPHKRTRLARAKFSPEALNPNRLTGSTSPDTSAPCAPG
- a CDS encoding class II 3-deoxy-7-phosphoheptulonate synthase, with translation MSASDRSNLRAVNLPADWSPTSWRERTALQLPTYPDQAELESALAELRHLPPLVTSWEILSLKQQLAEAQEGKRFLLQGGDCAESFDQCSSDVISNRLKVLLQMSLVLVHGMRKPVVRVGRFAGQYAKPRSADTETIDGVTLPSYRGDMVNGPAFTEVARKPDPRRMIKAHARSSMTMNFVRALIDGGFADLHHPEYWNLSWVGHSPLADEYRRMVNAIGDAVRFMETLSGAEVHNLNRVDFYTSHEALLLPYEESLTRQVPRHWGHFNLSTHYPWIGMRTAAVDGAHAEYFRGIRNPIALKVGPSVTPDQLLRTIDLLNPEDEPGRLTFIHRMGASTVADRLPPLLDAMRRDGRRVLWVCDPMHGNTESTSNGYKTRRFRNIRAEIEQSFELHAAAGTRLGGVHLELTGEDVTECLGGARELTESDLERAYRSTVDPRLNYEQALEVAMLIVRKQAQIAAPA